A window of the Dickeya dianthicola NCPPB 453 genome harbors these coding sequences:
- the tssE gene encoding type VI secretion system baseplate subunit TssE translates to MPSLSAWERGSAASLFDRIRGEERRSSPETELEDLIASVKRQLDQVLNTRPGSCRSAPELGVIDFNDATQGGADIRGKIREAIRQCICRFEPRIVHVDVSASDYLSNPLEMSFQVTAHVRLDDLEQVASFNIHMDSHRHYRMM, encoded by the coding sequence ATGCCGTCGCTCTCTGCCTGGGAGCGGGGATCAGCGGCCAGCCTGTTTGATCGTATCCGGGGAGAGGAACGTCGTTCCTCTCCCGAGACGGAGTTGGAAGACTTGATCGCGTCGGTGAAACGCCAGCTCGATCAGGTACTGAATACGCGTCCCGGCAGTTGTCGCAGCGCACCCGAACTTGGCGTGATTGATTTTAATGACGCTACGCAGGGCGGCGCGGACATCCGGGGCAAGATCCGTGAAGCGATCCGACAGTGTATCTGCCGCTTTGAACCGCGAATTGTCCATGTGGACGTCAGTGCATCGGACTATCTGTCCAATCCGCTGGAGATGTCGTTTCAGGTCACCGCCCATGTGCGGCTGGACGATCTGGAACAGGTCGCCTCCTTCAATATTCATATGGACAGCCACCGCCATTACAGAATGATGTGA
- the tssC gene encoding type VI secretion system contractile sheath large subunit, giving the protein MSMVEEQAQTSAAGGSSSLLEEIMAQARITPVDEGYNVAKQGIAALVANILDSGNAAEPVNKALVDSMIVELDKKLSKQIDVILHAQELQELESSWRSLKLLIDRTDFRENIKILLLHATKNELLEDFEFAPEITQSGFYKHVYSNGYGQFGGQPVGGVIGDYALTQSSPDIKLMQYVSAVGAMAHAPFISSVAPTFFGVDSFTDLPSIKDLKSVFEGPAYTKWRSMRESEDARYLGLTAPRFLARLPYDPVENPIKGFHYKEDISVNHEHYLWGNTAYLMGTAITDSFAKYRWCPNIIGPQSGGAITDLPVHVYEAMGQLQAKIPTEVLITDRREYEMAEEGFITLTMRKDSDNAAFFSANSVQKPKVFANTKEGKEAETNYKLGTQLPYMFIINRLAHYIKVLQREQIGSWKERQDLERELNNWIKQYVADQENPPADVRSRRPLRAAQIKVLDVEGEPGWYQVTMAVRPHFKYMGANFELSLVGRLDKE; this is encoded by the coding sequence ATGTCAATGGTTGAAGAACAGGCCCAGACAAGCGCGGCCGGCGGTTCATCGTCGCTGCTTGAAGAAATCATGGCGCAAGCGCGCATCACCCCGGTGGATGAAGGTTATAACGTCGCCAAACAGGGGATCGCCGCGCTGGTGGCCAACATTCTGGATAGCGGCAACGCAGCCGAGCCGGTGAACAAGGCGCTGGTCGACAGCATGATCGTTGAGCTGGACAAAAAACTCAGCAAACAGATCGACGTGATTCTGCACGCGCAGGAACTGCAGGAGCTGGAATCCTCCTGGCGTTCGTTGAAACTGCTGATCGACCGCACCGATTTTCGCGAAAACATCAAAATCCTACTGCTGCACGCGACCAAAAACGAGCTGCTGGAAGACTTTGAGTTTGCGCCGGAAATTACCCAGTCCGGTTTCTACAAACACGTTTATTCCAACGGCTACGGCCAGTTCGGCGGCCAGCCTGTCGGCGGGGTTATCGGCGATTACGCGCTGACCCAGAGCTCGCCGGACATCAAGCTGATGCAGTATGTCAGCGCGGTGGGCGCAATGGCGCACGCGCCGTTTATCTCCTCCGTCGCGCCGACCTTCTTCGGCGTGGACAGCTTTACCGATCTGCCGTCGATCAAAGACCTGAAATCGGTATTTGAAGGCCCGGCCTACACCAAATGGCGCTCGATGCGCGAGTCGGAAGATGCTCGTTATCTGGGCCTGACGGCGCCGCGTTTCCTGGCGCGTCTGCCTTATGACCCGGTAGAAAACCCGATCAAAGGTTTTCATTACAAGGAAGACATCAGCGTCAATCACGAACACTATCTGTGGGGCAACACCGCTTACCTGATGGGCACCGCCATCACCGACAGCTTCGCCAAGTACCGCTGGTGTCCGAACATCATCGGCCCGCAGAGCGGCGGCGCCATCACCGATCTGCCGGTGCATGTGTATGAAGCGATGGGCCAGTTGCAGGCCAAGATCCCGACCGAGGTGTTGATTACCGACCGCCGCGAATACGAAATGGCCGAAGAGGGCTTCATCACCCTGACTATGCGCAAAGACAGCGACAACGCCGCGTTCTTCTCCGCCAACTCGGTGCAGAAACCTAAGGTATTCGCCAACACCAAAGAAGGTAAAGAGGCGGAAACCAACTACAAACTGGGTACGCAACTGCCGTACATGTTCATCATCAACCGGTTGGCGCACTACATCAAAGTGTTGCAGCGCGAGCAGATCGGTTCCTGGAAAGAGCGTCAGGATCTGGAGCGCGAGCTGAATAACTGGATCAAGCAGTACGTCGCCGATCAGGAAAACCCGCCGGCAGACGTACGCAGCCGTCGCCCGCTGCGCGCCGCCCAGATCAAGGTGCTGGACGTGGAAGGCGAACCGGGCTGGTATCAGGTGACGATGGCAGTGCGTCCGCACTTCAAGTACATGGGCGCGAACTTTGAACTGTCGCTGGTTGGGCGGCTGGATAAGGAATAA
- the tssF gene encoding type VI secretion system baseplate subunit TssF, producing the protein MSLEHFFRDELAYLRLQGREFAKAHPELTRFLSEQTTDPDVERLLEGFAFLTGSLRAKIEDEFPELTHGLLGMLWPNYLRPVPSMTIMQFSVLPGAIAQPAFVARGCELDSLPIDDVVCHFQTCHDAWIYPADIRRINAQSGNDMSAITLDIGLHGPLSLADLQLDKLRFFLGGDRYTAYELYFWIASQLSHIELEIDGKRFRQEANVLKTVGFERDDAMLPYPGNVYSGYRILQEYFCFPESFLFFQLSGAGWPNQPLTVTDFKLHFCFDRPLPAELKIRPDSFMLNCVPAINLFRHDSEPINLDGRQTDYPLKASYRHADSFEIFSIDNVEGWVEGNSGRARGVPRRYQPFESFQHQIERAKGRLALYYRIRVREAVSGDGFDHLLSFVRGDEKQVIDLDESISVSLTCTNRSRAAQLPVGAICVPTGNSPSFATFRNLIRPSRPLRPALDGSLHWTLISNLSLNYVSLLRRDALVQILRTYDFPALHDKQAEQASRKRLAGIETIETTPVDRLVQGMPVRGLKSVLSVRQSAFASEGELYLFSTVLAHFFSLYASVNAFHLLEVVNIDNKERYRWPVQIGQHSMM; encoded by the coding sequence ATGTCGCTGGAACATTTCTTCAGGGATGAGCTCGCTTATTTGCGTCTGCAAGGACGCGAATTCGCCAAGGCACACCCTGAACTTACCCGATTTTTGTCAGAACAGACCACGGATCCGGATGTCGAGCGGTTGCTGGAAGGTTTTGCTTTTTTGACCGGCAGCCTGCGGGCGAAGATCGAGGATGAATTTCCGGAACTGACGCACGGCCTGCTGGGTATGCTGTGGCCGAACTATTTGCGCCCGGTGCCCAGCATGACCATCATGCAGTTTTCGGTGCTGCCCGGCGCCATCGCGCAACCGGCGTTCGTGGCGCGCGGCTGCGAGCTGGACAGCCTGCCGATAGACGATGTGGTCTGTCATTTCCAGACCTGCCACGATGCCTGGATCTACCCGGCGGATATCCGCCGGATCAACGCGCAAAGCGGCAACGACATGTCCGCCATCACGCTGGATATCGGCCTGCACGGGCCGTTGTCGCTGGCGGATTTGCAACTCGATAAACTGCGTTTCTTCCTGGGCGGCGACCGCTATACCGCCTACGAACTCTATTTCTGGATAGCCAGCCAGCTGTCGCACATTGAGCTGGAAATTGACGGTAAACGCTTTCGTCAGGAAGCGAATGTGCTGAAAACCGTCGGTTTCGAGCGCGACGACGCGATGCTGCCGTATCCCGGCAACGTCTACTCCGGCTACCGCATCCTGCAAGAGTATTTCTGTTTCCCGGAAAGTTTTTTGTTCTTCCAGTTGTCCGGCGCCGGTTGGCCTAACCAGCCGCTGACGGTGACGGATTTCAAACTGCACTTCTGCTTTGACCGGCCGTTGCCGGCGGAACTGAAAATCCGCCCGGATTCGTTCATGCTTAACTGCGTGCCGGCCATCAACCTGTTCCGCCATGACAGCGAGCCGATCAACCTGGATGGCCGCCAGACCGATTACCCGCTCAAGGCCAGCTACCGCCACGCCGACAGTTTCGAGATTTTTTCCATCGACAACGTGGAAGGTTGGGTGGAGGGCAACAGCGGGCGCGCGCGCGGTGTTCCGCGGCGCTATCAGCCGTTCGAAAGTTTCCAGCACCAAATCGAGCGAGCCAAAGGGCGGCTGGCGCTGTATTACCGCATTCGGGTGCGTGAAGCGGTCAGCGGCGACGGTTTCGATCACCTGTTGTCGTTTGTGCGCGGCGACGAGAAACAGGTTATCGATCTGGATGAATCCATTTCGGTCAGCCTGACCTGCACCAACCGTTCGCGGGCGGCGCAGTTGCCGGTGGGCGCCATCTGCGTGCCGACCGGCAATTCGCCGTCTTTCGCCACTTTCCGCAACCTGATTCGACCGAGCCGTCCGCTGCGGCCGGCGCTCGACGGCAGCCTGCACTGGACGCTGATCTCCAACCTGTCGCTGAACTATGTGTCGCTGCTGCGCCGCGATGCGTTGGTGCAGATTCTGCGTACCTACGACTTCCCTGCGTTGCATGACAAGCAGGCGGAACAAGCGTCACGCAAGCGGCTGGCGGGGATCGAAACCATTGAAACCACGCCGGTGGACCGGCTGGTGCAGGGGATGCCGGTGCGCGGGCTCAAATCGGTCTTGTCGGTGCGGCAGTCGGCGTTCGCCAGTGAAGGCGAACTCTACCTGTTCAGCACCGTGCTGGCGCATTTCTTTTCGTTGTACGCCAGCGTTAACGCCTTCCATCTGCTGGAAGTGGTCAACATCGATAACAAGGAGCGCTACCGATGGCCGGTGCAGATAGGTCAGCACTCGATGATGTGA
- a CDS encoding TetR/AcrR family transcriptional regulator translates to MSKENPYPVSNRGPADHDVRDQIVSAATEHFSRYGYEKTTVSDLAKAIGFSKAYIYKFFSSKQVIGEMICTNCLREIEAEVRAAVEEADRPPEKLRRMFKAAVEASLRLFFQDRKLYEIAASSASERWQSALAYEERIQTLLQDILLEGRQSGDFERKTPLDETTMAIYLVMRPYLNPLMLQHSFDYIDEAPAQLSNLVLRSLSP, encoded by the coding sequence ATGAGCAAAGAAAACCCTTATCCCGTGTCGAACCGGGGTCCAGCTGATCATGATGTGCGGGATCAGATAGTGAGCGCCGCGACTGAGCATTTCAGCCGCTACGGCTACGAAAAAACCACGGTTTCGGATCTCGCCAAGGCCATCGGTTTTTCCAAAGCCTACATTTATAAATTCTTCTCATCCAAGCAGGTGATTGGCGAGATGATTTGCACCAACTGCCTGCGTGAGATTGAAGCAGAGGTCCGTGCCGCGGTGGAGGAAGCCGATCGGCCGCCGGAAAAATTGCGGCGGATGTTTAAGGCCGCCGTCGAAGCCAGCCTTCGTTTGTTCTTCCAGGACAGAAAGCTTTATGAAATTGCGGCATCCTCCGCCAGCGAACGCTGGCAGTCGGCGCTCGCCTATGAGGAGCGTATCCAGACATTACTTCAGGATATCTTGCTGGAAGGCCGACAAAGCGGGGATTTTGAACGTAAGACCCCGCTTGATGAAACGACGATGGCGATTTATCTCGTCATGCGCCCTTACCTCAATCCGCTAATGTTGCAGCACAGTTTCGATTACATCGACGAAGCGCCGGCACAATTGTCCAACCTGGTACTGCGGAGCTTATCGCCTTAG
- the tssB gene encoding type VI secretion system contractile sheath small subunit — protein MAKGTDGASVAPKERINIKYVPATGGQQAEIELPLTLMVVGNMKGRTEETPIEERQTVSIDKNNFTSVMKEANLELNFSVPNRLEEDSQDDLPVKLSIGSLNDFSPDRIAQQVPELHKLLELREALVALKGPLGNIPAFRNRLQDLLSSEEARAQLLKELDLVKPAE, from the coding sequence ATGGCAAAAGGAACTGACGGTGCATCTGTCGCACCAAAGGAACGTATTAATATTAAATATGTCCCGGCCACGGGTGGTCAGCAGGCGGAAATTGAATTGCCGCTGACGCTGATGGTGGTGGGAAATATGAAAGGACGCACAGAAGAGACGCCGATTGAAGAACGTCAGACGGTGTCTATCGACAAGAACAATTTCACTTCGGTGATGAAAGAAGCCAACCTGGAGCTGAATTTCAGCGTGCCTAACCGTCTGGAAGAAGACAGCCAGGATGACCTTCCCGTCAAACTCAGCATTGGTTCGCTGAATGATTTCTCTCCCGATCGCATCGCCCAGCAAGTGCCGGAACTGCACAAACTGCTGGAACTGCGCGAAGCCCTGGTCGCACTGAAAGGGCCGCTGGGTAATATTCCCGCTTTCCGTAATCGCCTGCAGGATCTGTTGTCCAGCGAAGAGGCCAGAGCGCAGCTGCTCAAAGAGCTGGATCTGGTGAAACCCGCCGAATAA
- a CDS encoding efflux transporter outer membrane subunit yields MLPKSPFIVLAVAGLLTGCAVGPDYTRPDMSMQKKYLGQAAVTQRHAATQAELVTWWEGFGDPQLTRFVTLAQEQNLDLAQASARVVQARAGLGAANAALLPSGNISGQAGRAYQSVETPLGKVLNSTPGFDRYGNAYEANLGASWELDVFGGLRRGREAALTEYQASEAGVVATRLAVAAQTADIYITIRGLQARLNVARRQVQTQQDLLATINRLYDKGLAAELQVRQAEGALAQVQASVPVLQTALDTAMNALDVMLGSAPGTNRAVLAEASAIPAAPQITATGTPGELLRRRPDLIVAERRLAASNARIGVAIAEYYPKFSLSGLLGSATTVSGSNLFTSGASQSSGVIGLRWRLFDFGRINAQINQAKGQEAETLAAYRLAVLRATEDVENAFSALVNNEEQAHVLTQGVDSLSRARDAAFAAYQHGTLSLIEVLQADESMLRASDARLQAQAESARAAVAAFKALGGGWQPGETAAAPSQHSNSGV; encoded by the coding sequence ATGTTACCTAAGTCCCCTTTTATCGTCCTTGCCGTGGCTGGTCTATTAACCGGTTGCGCTGTCGGCCCTGATTACACCCGGCCCGATATGTCAATGCAGAAAAAATACCTTGGTCAGGCGGCAGTCACTCAACGGCATGCTGCGACCCAGGCTGAGCTTGTTACCTGGTGGGAAGGATTCGGCGACCCGCAATTGACTCGATTTGTCACCCTCGCGCAGGAACAGAATCTGGATCTTGCGCAAGCATCCGCGCGTGTGGTGCAGGCCCGGGCCGGTCTTGGCGCGGCGAATGCCGCACTGCTGCCTTCCGGCAACATTTCCGGTCAGGCGGGCCGTGCTTACCAGTCTGTCGAAACCCCGTTGGGGAAAGTACTGAATTCGACGCCGGGTTTCGACCGCTACGGTAATGCTTACGAGGCCAATCTCGGCGCCAGTTGGGAGCTGGATGTGTTCGGCGGCTTACGCCGTGGACGAGAAGCCGCACTCACCGAGTATCAGGCGTCTGAAGCGGGAGTGGTGGCAACACGTCTGGCGGTAGCCGCACAAACCGCCGACATTTACATCACGATTCGTGGATTGCAGGCCCGTCTGAACGTCGCCCGTCGGCAAGTGCAAACGCAGCAGGATTTGCTCGCAACCATCAACCGCTTGTATGACAAAGGGTTGGCGGCGGAGCTTCAGGTAAGACAGGCCGAAGGCGCATTGGCGCAGGTGCAGGCATCGGTGCCCGTTTTACAAACTGCACTGGATACGGCGATGAACGCACTGGATGTGATGCTGGGGTCGGCGCCGGGTACGAACCGGGCAGTACTGGCTGAGGCGAGCGCCATTCCCGCTGCGCCGCAAATCACCGCGACCGGCACGCCGGGCGAGCTGCTTCGACGCCGGCCGGACCTGATCGTGGCTGAACGTCGCTTAGCCGCATCCAATGCGCGTATTGGTGTCGCCATTGCTGAGTATTATCCCAAGTTTTCCCTGAGCGGGCTGCTCGGCAGCGCGACGACGGTGTCCGGCAGCAACCTGTTCACCAGCGGGGCCAGTCAATCGTCCGGTGTGATCGGTTTGCGCTGGCGGTTGTTCGATTTCGGCCGCATCAATGCGCAGATCAACCAAGCCAAAGGCCAGGAAGCCGAGACGCTGGCGGCCTATAGACTGGCGGTACTACGGGCCACAGAAGATGTGGAAAACGCCTTCTCGGCGCTGGTTAACAATGAGGAGCAGGCTCATGTGCTGACGCAAGGGGTTGATTCACTCAGCCGGGCACGGGATGCCGCGTTTGCGGCCTATCAGCACGGCACCCTTAGCCTGATAGAGGTGCTGCAAGCCGACGAAAGTATGCTGCGGGCTTCTGATGCGCGACTTCAGGCGCAAGCCGAATCCGCACGCGCGGCGGTCGCGGCGTTCAAAGCACTCGGCGGCGGCTGGCAACCCGGTGAAACGGCGGCGGCTCCCAGCCAGCACAGCAATAGCGGCGTTTAA
- the tssG gene encoding type VI secretion system baseplate subunit TssG, with the protein MAGADRSALDDVMPGQAMFRQDAHHFNFFQLVELLNQMEGVDLEQALDFRPELERIRFRSTASIGFHPSDVLRVGEDSDGRQELEVAFLGLHGSQSPMPGYYLEELAWEYAQGEQKLGVFLDFFHHRLLTLLHRAWRKYRYHVRFQNDGEDGFSRLMFALVGLGNDAVRDSLPVNRAKMLSYAGLLASPSRSPEVVAGLVIHCFDLEDVDVIAWQHRKVPIFEDQQNRLGRANSRLGGDFVIGDKVNDCAGKFLLKVDNLSFSRFLSFLPNGEHFQPLVRFVSFILRDQLAWDLRLGFAEGEARGLRLGDDQSSRLGWSSFLGQPPADPYVTICVQE; encoded by the coding sequence ATGGCCGGTGCAGATAGGTCAGCACTCGATGATGTGATGCCTGGTCAGGCGATGTTTCGCCAGGACGCGCACCACTTTAATTTCTTCCAACTGGTGGAGTTACTCAACCAGATGGAAGGCGTCGATCTGGAGCAGGCGCTCGACTTCCGGCCGGAACTGGAGCGCATTCGCTTTCGCTCCACCGCGTCGATTGGCTTTCACCCCAGCGACGTGCTGCGGGTGGGGGAAGACAGCGACGGCCGGCAGGAGCTGGAAGTGGCGTTTCTCGGGCTGCACGGCAGCCAGTCGCCGATGCCGGGGTATTACCTCGAAGAGCTGGCGTGGGAGTACGCGCAGGGCGAGCAGAAACTGGGGGTGTTTCTCGACTTCTTCCATCACCGGCTGCTGACGCTGCTGCACCGCGCCTGGCGCAAATACCGCTATCACGTGCGTTTTCAGAATGACGGCGAGGACGGTTTCTCCCGGCTGATGTTCGCGCTGGTGGGGCTCGGCAACGACGCGGTGCGCGACAGCCTGCCGGTTAACCGGGCCAAGATGCTGTCTTACGCCGGGCTGCTGGCCAGCCCCAGCCGTTCACCGGAAGTGGTGGCCGGTCTGGTGATTCACTGCTTTGACCTTGAAGACGTGGACGTCATCGCCTGGCAACACCGCAAAGTACCGATTTTCGAAGACCAGCAAAACCGGTTGGGGCGCGCCAACAGCCGGCTGGGCGGGGATTTTGTCATCGGCGACAAGGTGAACGACTGCGCCGGCAAATTCCTGCTCAAAGTGGATAACCTCAGCTTCAGCCGTTTTCTTAGTTTCCTGCCCAACGGCGAGCATTTTCAGCCGCTGGTGCGTTTTGTTTCCTTCATTCTGCGCGATCAACTGGCCTGGGACCTGCGCCTCGGTTTCGCCGAAGGGGAAGCCAGAGGGCTGCGGTTGGGCGATGACCAGAGCAGCCGTCTGGGATGGAGCAGCTTTCTCGGGCAGCCGCCCGCCGACCCGTATGTGACGATTTGTGTGCAGGAGTAA
- a CDS encoding MATE family efflux transporter, whose amino-acid sequence MMTKLLPNANRSREPTAKQLTTDILVGPILPVMLRLALPTIAVLVVQALVGVVETYFVSSLGADVLAGVAVVFPVLMLMQMMANGGIGGGLSSAISRASGAGRWQDAQALVWHGVIIAGVLGAAFAAIILIGGEALYHVMGVKGPSLSAALAYSNLVFAGAPLVWLVALLSAALRGAGDTKTPARITLLGGVILLPLSPVLILGWGPIPSFGVAGAGIAILLYYLFATLLLVRHMRSANSVIRLSIAPLSSRLFKDVLGVGFLSAIGTVQINLTVTVVTAVVGLFGPDAIAGYGIASRLDYLQIPLLFGLGTAIMTMVGVNIGAGQKQRAQRIAWVGAAVAFTFTELIGLGAAVYPRLWLSLFSDDHVILAAGTRYLQNVAPFYGAIGIGMALYFAGQGAKRVLWPVLAGTVRMAIAAFVGWLAVTQYGADLPSLFQIVALSALIYGVITVAASFVIGRSKPLAISART is encoded by the coding sequence ATGATGACTAAATTATTACCGAACGCAAATCGAAGCCGCGAGCCGACCGCCAAACAATTGACCACGGATATTCTGGTCGGCCCCATCCTGCCGGTCATGCTTCGTCTGGCGTTGCCGACGATTGCGGTGTTGGTGGTTCAGGCGCTGGTGGGGGTAGTGGAAACCTACTTTGTAAGTTCGCTTGGCGCCGATGTATTAGCCGGGGTGGCGGTGGTATTTCCCGTCTTGATGCTGATGCAAATGATGGCGAACGGCGGCATCGGCGGGGGATTATCATCGGCGATATCGCGGGCATCCGGCGCAGGGCGATGGCAGGATGCACAGGCGCTGGTATGGCATGGCGTCATTATTGCTGGTGTACTGGGGGCCGCTTTTGCCGCCATTATCCTCATCGGCGGTGAGGCGCTGTATCACGTAATGGGGGTTAAAGGGCCGTCGCTTTCTGCCGCGTTGGCCTATTCAAATCTTGTTTTTGCCGGGGCGCCGCTGGTCTGGCTGGTTGCGTTGTTGTCTGCCGCCCTGCGCGGTGCGGGCGACACGAAAACCCCGGCGCGTATCACCTTGCTGGGGGGCGTTATCCTGCTGCCGCTCTCTCCTGTGCTGATACTGGGGTGGGGGCCGATACCGTCGTTTGGCGTCGCCGGCGCGGGGATAGCGATACTGCTCTATTATCTCTTTGCCACCCTATTACTGGTCAGGCATATGCGTTCAGCCAACAGTGTTATCAGGCTGTCAATCGCGCCGCTGAGTTCCCGATTATTCAAAGATGTGCTTGGCGTTGGTTTCCTGTCGGCCATCGGTACTGTGCAGATCAATTTGACCGTTACCGTAGTGACTGCCGTTGTCGGGCTGTTCGGGCCTGATGCCATCGCCGGGTATGGCATCGCTTCACGGCTGGATTATCTGCAAATCCCGCTGCTGTTTGGGCTGGGGACGGCGATTATGACGATGGTCGGCGTCAATATCGGTGCGGGGCAAAAGCAGCGCGCACAACGTATTGCCTGGGTTGGCGCCGCCGTCGCGTTTACGTTTACGGAGTTAATCGGGCTTGGCGCGGCGGTTTATCCGCGCCTTTGGCTTTCGCTGTTTAGCGATGATCACGTCATTCTGGCGGCAGGGACCCGCTACCTGCAAAACGTAGCACCATTTTATGGCGCCATCGGCATCGGCATGGCGCTCTATTTTGCCGGTCAGGGGGCGAAACGCGTGCTCTGGCCCGTATTAGCCGGAACTGTACGCATGGCGATCGCGGCTTTTGTGGGATGGCTGGCTGTCACACAATATGGCGCTGATTTACCATCGCTGTTCCAGATAGTCGCGCTGAGTGCGCTTATTTATGGCGTCATCACCGTCGCGGCAAGCTTCGTAATTGGGCGGTCAAAACCTCTGGCGATATCGGCCAGAACGTGA
- a CDS encoding efflux RND transporter periplasmic adaptor subunit, protein MARRRLLSFAVICALPFALAACGEKTPSDPRTQAPLVRAATVQGAGVESRSFTGTVAARVESDLGFRVSGKVLERLVDAGQTVKRGQPLMRLDPVDLELAARTQQETVAAARARALQTTEDEARYRGLRGTGAISSSAYDQVKAAADAAKAQLSAAQAQADVARNASRYAVLVADGDGIVMETLAEPGQVVSAGQTVVRLAQAGQREAIIQLPETLRPALGSTGLATRFGQAGIGSPATLRQLSNTADKLTRTFEARYVLQGELANAPLGTTVMIRIPDQQSATQGSLQVPLAALFDAGKGPGVWVIHGEPATVTWRPVAIQHMSDDTARITGQIQPGDQIVALGAHLLREGEAVRVAEVAATTAAAGGRP, encoded by the coding sequence ATGGCTCGTCGCCGCCTCCTTTCATTTGCAGTCATTTGCGCACTGCCGTTTGCCCTGGCCGCCTGCGGCGAAAAAACACCCTCCGATCCACGAACGCAGGCACCGCTGGTGCGCGCCGCAACCGTCCAGGGGGCTGGAGTTGAGTCGCGGTCCTTCACCGGAACGGTCGCTGCTCGGGTAGAGAGTGATCTGGGATTTCGTGTCTCCGGCAAGGTGCTGGAACGACTGGTCGATGCGGGGCAAACCGTCAAACGTGGTCAGCCGCTCATGCGTCTTGACCCTGTCGATTTGGAACTCGCCGCGCGTACACAGCAGGAAACGGTGGCCGCCGCCCGTGCGCGGGCGCTGCAAACCACTGAAGATGAAGCCCGCTACCGCGGCCTGCGCGGAACCGGCGCGATATCGTCATCCGCTTACGACCAGGTGAAAGCAGCGGCAGACGCAGCCAAAGCCCAGCTCAGCGCGGCACAAGCCCAGGCCGATGTGGCCCGCAATGCCAGCCGTTATGCGGTATTGGTCGCTGATGGCGATGGCATCGTCATGGAAACGCTGGCCGAACCGGGCCAAGTGGTCAGCGCCGGGCAAACCGTCGTACGTTTGGCTCAGGCCGGGCAGCGCGAAGCGATTATCCAGCTACCGGAAACGCTGCGCCCCGCGCTCGGTTCAACCGGGCTGGCGACACGCTTTGGTCAGGCAGGCATCGGCAGTCCGGCCACCCTGCGACAACTCTCCAACACGGCGGATAAGCTGACGCGCACATTCGAGGCACGCTATGTACTGCAAGGCGAGCTGGCCAATGCCCCGCTGGGAACCACGGTGATGATCCGCATCCCCGACCAGCAATCCGCTACGCAGGGAAGCCTGCAAGTGCCGCTGGCCGCCTTGTTTGACGCCGGCAAAGGGCCGGGCGTGTGGGTGATTCACGGCGAACCGGCGACGGTAACCTGGCGCCCGGTCGCCATTCAGCATATGAGCGACGACACCGCACGCATCACCGGCCAGATACAACCAGGTGACCAGATCGTCGCGCTCGGCGCGCACCTGCTGCGCGAAGGCGAAGCAGTGCGGGTCGCTGAAGTTGCCGCCACCACTGCTGCTGCGGGAGGTCGCCCGTGA